A region from the Lycium barbarum isolate Lr01 chromosome 8, ASM1917538v2, whole genome shotgun sequence genome encodes:
- the LOC132607896 gene encoding uncharacterized protein LOC132607896 — protein MGTQLDLSTAFYQKTDGQSEQTIQFLPLEDFAYNNIYHSSSDMDLFEAIYGRRCRSPIGRFVAFEVIPWDTDRLRESVVKVKFIQEKLLVAQSRKKAYADRKVRDLEFMVGDHVLLKVSPMKGVLRFGKKVKLSPRFIGLYEILRRVGKVAYELASPPSLSGVHPVFHVSMQKKYHLDGSYII, from the exons ATGGGGACTCAATTGGATCTTAGTACCGCTTTTTACCAAAAGACTGATGGTCAGTCTGAGCAGACCATTCAG TTCTTACCTTTGGAGGATTTTGCGTACAACAACATCTATCACTCGAGTAGTGATATGGATCTTTTCGAGGCCATATATGGGAGGAGATGCCGATCTCCGATTGGCCGATTTGTTGCTTTTGAGGTAATACCTTGGGATACCGATCGGCTGAGAGAGTCAGTGGTTAAGGTGAAGTTTATTCAAGAAAAGCTCTTGGTGGCCCAAAGTAGGAAAAAGGCATATGCCGATCGAAAGGTTCGTGATTTAGAGTTTATGGTTGGTGACCacgttctattgaaggtttcaccaatgaaaggtgtgctGAGATTCGGGAAGAAGGTCAAGTTAAGCCCGAGGTTCATTGGCCTATATGAGATCCTTCGTCGTGTTGgaaaggtagcttatgagttggcgtCACCTCCGAGTTTGTCGGGTgttcacccggtgtttcatgtgtcgatgcAGAAGAAATACCATTTAGACGGGTCTTATATCATCTAG